The following proteins come from a genomic window of Mariniflexile sp. TRM1-10:
- a CDS encoding sensor histidine kinase, producing the protein MISTETALKERIKELTCLYEVSSIIVNADIETLEETLKAIAFSVQKAFSFPEETEIVILIDGMNVVTSQNLDEHIELVSEIVVFNKLAGTISAHLNHLKYTKEDFLNEEQQLLNIIALKLGSLFERVQIRKNEMSLKRQMEHADRLKILGELTAGIAHELNTPLANILGFAELLKDNLKNNTECLADLDRIIQNAIFSREVVKKLMFFACEMPQKMTRLNIVPSIKGAIDLLDATFRKQQVKYIVKIEDETLLLNADPIQLTQIIFNLITNAIYFSPKKGLVTITTFQTDKDIVFKVTDEGPGLSSEALEKVFQPFFTTKPTGEGSGLGLSVVHGIVSSHKGTIVAINNPLKGTTFTVTLPK; encoded by the coding sequence ATGATTTCTACAGAAACAGCATTAAAAGAACGCATCAAAGAACTAACATGTCTTTACGAGGTGTCGTCTATTATTGTGAACGCTGATATTGAAACCTTAGAAGAAACCTTAAAAGCTATTGCATTTAGTGTACAAAAAGCATTCAGCTTCCCGGAAGAAACTGAAATTGTCATTTTAATAGACGGTATGAACGTTGTAACGTCTCAGAATTTAGATGAACATATAGAATTAGTATCAGAAATAGTCGTTTTCAATAAGTTAGCAGGTACTATTTCAGCCCATTTAAATCATTTAAAATACACTAAAGAAGATTTTTTAAATGAAGAACAACAATTACTGAATATCATAGCTTTAAAATTGGGGAGTTTATTTGAACGTGTACAAATCAGGAAAAATGAAATGTCCTTAAAACGCCAAATGGAGCATGCAGACCGACTTAAAATATTAGGAGAACTTACTGCAGGAATAGCCCACGAACTCAATACGCCTTTAGCCAATATTTTAGGGTTTGCTGAATTATTAAAAGATAATCTTAAAAATAATACTGAATGTTTAGCAGATTTAGATAGAATTATTCAAAATGCCATTTTCTCAAGAGAAGTTGTGAAAAAGCTCATGTTTTTTGCTTGTGAAATGCCTCAAAAAATGACTCGGTTAAATATAGTTCCAAGCATTAAAGGAGCTATTGATTTGCTGGATGCCACCTTCAGAAAACAACAAGTAAAGTACATTGTAAAAATAGAAGATGAAACCTTGTTGTTAAATGCAGACCCTATACAGCTTACACAAATCATATTCAACCTTATTACGAATGCCATTTACTTTTCGCCCAAAAAAGGACTTGTAACGATCACAACTTTTCAAACAGACAAAGATATTGTATTTAAAGTGACAGATGAAGGTCCAGGGCTTTCTTCCGAAGCGCTAGAAAAAGTATTTCAACCATTCTTTACTACTAAACCTACTGGCGAAGGTTCTGGTTTAGGTTTAAGCGTAGTTCATGGTATTGTTTCCAGTCACAAAGGAACCATTGTGGCAATAAATAATCCACTTAAAGGCACTACTTTTACAGTAACATTACCAAAGTAA
- a CDS encoding potassium/proton antiporter has translation MNLTIENILLVGSLLLFVSIIVGKTSYKFGVPTLLLFLTIGMLAGSDGIGGINFDNPQIAQFIGIVSLNFILFSGGLDTNWTSVKPILREGLVLSTLGVLLTALSLGTFVWFVTDFTIYESMLLGSIVSSTDAAAVFSILRSKNLALKTNLRPTLELESGSNDPMAYVLTIAFLTLVINQDQSIASIIPLFFQQMILGGIVGFAFGKLSKFIINKIKLDFEGLYPVLVIALMFITFSATDFVGGNGFLAIYICAVYLGNQDLIHKKTILKMYDGLAWLMQIVLFLTLGLLVFPSQIIPYFGIGMIISLFLIIVARPVSVFLSLMFFKMRLKRRFYISWVGLRGAVPIVFATYPLLAGIDKANMIFNIVFFISVTSVLIQGTTLSIVAKWLNVALPEKAKKVTEIDKLILELPKSSLQEFEVLPHFHAVNKRIVDLNFPKSAFIVMIKRNGEYIRPGGSTELEAKDILMVLADSQDDFAKVVDSIQAK, from the coding sequence ATGAACTTAACAATTGAAAATATATTATTAGTTGGCTCTCTATTACTTTTTGTAAGTATTATTGTAGGTAAGACATCTTATAAATTTGGTGTTCCAACATTATTGCTCTTTTTAACGATTGGCATGTTGGCAGGTTCTGACGGCATTGGCGGTATCAATTTCGACAATCCGCAAATTGCCCAATTCATTGGTATTGTTTCGCTTAACTTCATTTTGTTTTCAGGGGGTCTTGACACCAATTGGACTTCTGTAAAACCTATTCTAAGGGAAGGACTTGTTTTATCCACTTTAGGCGTTTTACTAACGGCCCTTTCACTTGGGACATTTGTTTGGTTCGTTACTGATTTTACAATTTATGAAAGTATGCTGTTGGGCTCTATTGTTTCATCAACAGACGCAGCTGCTGTATTTTCAATCTTACGTTCAAAAAATCTTGCCTTAAAGACAAACCTACGGCCGACATTGGAATTAGAAAGCGGTAGTAACGACCCAATGGCGTATGTATTGACTATTGCATTTTTGACTTTGGTAATCAATCAGGATCAAAGCATTGCATCCATCATTCCCCTGTTTTTCCAACAAATGATTTTGGGTGGAATTGTAGGTTTTGCCTTTGGAAAACTTAGTAAATTTATAATCAATAAAATCAAGCTTGACTTTGAAGGGCTTTATCCTGTATTGGTCATAGCTCTGATGTTTATTACATTCTCGGCAACCGATTTTGTGGGCGGTAACGGATTTCTCGCTATTTACATTTGTGCGGTTTACTTAGGCAATCAAGACCTGATACACAAGAAAACCATCTTAAAAATGTATGACGGTTTGGCTTGGCTAATGCAGATTGTGCTTTTCCTTACGTTAGGTTTACTTGTTTTCCCTTCTCAAATAATTCCATATTTCGGCATAGGGATGATCATCTCATTATTTCTGATAATCGTTGCTCGACCTGTGAGCGTTTTTCTCAGTTTGATGTTTTTTAAAATGAGACTTAAAAGAAGATTTTATATTTCTTGGGTTGGTTTGCGTGGTGCTGTTCCAATTGTGTTTGCAACTTATCCTTTGTTGGCCGGAATCGACAAGGCCAATATGATTTTCAATATCGTGTTTTTCATATCTGTTACGTCGGTTTTAATTCAAGGAACAACTTTATCCATTGTTGCTAAATGGCTCAATGTTGCCTTGCCCGAAAAAGCAAAAAAGGTTACTGAAATAGACAAGCTCATTTTAGAACTTCCTAAATCATCCTTACAAGAATTTGAAGTTTTGCCCCATTTTCACGCAGTAAACAAAAGAATTGTTGATTTGAATTTCCCAAAATCAGCGTTTATTGTGATGATAAAAAGAAACGGGGAATATATTCGTCCGGGTGGTTCAACAGAGTTGGAAGCAAAAGATATTTTAATGGTCCTTGCAGACAGTCAGGACGATTTTGCAAAAGTGGTCGATTCTATACAGGCCAAATAA
- a CDS encoding chloride channel protein, whose protein sequence is MKLKRRRKLVTYLNILDQPVRFNPFVFSRTFLLWAFLGLVGGIIAGLYWIGLEFLTHQLAFFSGWQVIPVMATCGLLAGLIIHFIGDPGEIHLIVNNIRFNKGKLDPKNNPSMVLSSLLCVASGGSLGPEAPLVQVTGSTGTWIGKLFRLKGEELRSLSIAGMASGFTALFGAPLGGSLFSLEILHHKHAVEYYKAIIPAFVASCFSYLVFALIIHLGLGPIWDLSAYEYSGIFDFGYAVLFAIIGAAFGWAFIFCTKFFKSIFEKRPIPIYIKTLIGGVLLGVIAFYFPLTRYFGHHEINELLSGNFSLTLLFAILIFKIIAISITVTSGWRGGFIIPLFFVGATLGLIIYQLFPTINLTLAIVSCMAAINACVTRTPMSTTILLATLTGFGHFIPILFASLTGYFLAPRIPFIGSQMEKE, encoded by the coding sequence GTGAAATTAAAACGAAGAAGAAAATTAGTAACGTACTTAAATATTTTAGACCAACCTGTCCGATTCAACCCTTTTGTTTTCAGTCGGACTTTTTTATTGTGGGCTTTTCTCGGACTAGTAGGTGGAATAATAGCGGGACTTTATTGGATTGGACTTGAATTTCTAACGCACCAATTGGCTTTTTTTAGTGGTTGGCAAGTAATTCCCGTAATGGCAACCTGCGGCCTTTTAGCAGGTTTGATCATTCACTTTATTGGAGACCCGGGAGAAATACATTTGATCGTAAACAATATCCGTTTTAATAAGGGAAAGCTAGACCCCAAAAACAATCCTTCCATGGTACTATCCTCGTTGTTGTGCGTAGCATCAGGTGGAAGTCTCGGACCAGAAGCGCCATTAGTCCAAGTAACAGGCTCGACAGGTACTTGGATAGGAAAGTTGTTCCGACTTAAAGGGGAGGAATTAAGGTCATTGAGTATTGCAGGAATGGCATCAGGCTTTACAGCCTTATTTGGAGCGCCACTGGGCGGTAGCTTGTTTTCATTGGAGATACTTCATCATAAACACGCCGTGGAGTATTACAAAGCCATTATTCCTGCATTTGTGGCAAGTTGTTTTAGCTATTTGGTATTTGCCTTGATCATTCATTTAGGTCTTGGACCAATATGGGATTTATCTGCGTATGAATATTCAGGAATTTTTGATTTTGGTTATGCCGTGCTGTTCGCAATAATTGGAGCTGCTTTTGGATGGGCTTTTATTTTTTGCACCAAATTTTTCAAATCAATTTTCGAGAAAAGACCTATACCCATTTATATCAAAACACTCATTGGGGGAGTTCTACTAGGTGTCATAGCATTTTACTTTCCATTAACCCGATACTTCGGACATCACGAGATTAACGAACTGTTATCAGGGAATTTTTCCTTGACTTTGTTGTTTGCTATTTTGATTTTTAAAATCATAGCCATTTCAATAACCGTGACATCCGGTTGGAGAGGCGGGTTCATTATCCCCTTGTTTTTCGTAGGAGCAACATTAGGACTGATAATTTATCAATTGTTCCCAACAATAAATCTGACGTTAGCAATTGTTAGCTGTATGGCAGCAATTAATGCTTGTGTTACTCGAACGCCAATGAGCACGACCATTTTATTGGCAACTTTAACAGGTTTCGGACATTTCATCCCCATCCTTTTTGCGAGTTTAACAGGCTATTTTTTGGCTCCAAGAATACCTTTTATAGGTTCGCAAATGGAGAAAGAATAA
- the folE gene encoding GTP cyclohydrolase I FolE, translating into MTKLNGNTRLVEESLKNSNQHVSIKNPLRDDAFDVDDTLKTELIAEKFKDIIEILGFDLTNDSIKDTPNRVAKMYVNEIFKGLNPINKPKVAVFKNEYGYHTPLVELNIPFTSFCEHHFVPIQGKVNIAYIPKDYVIGLSKIHRLVDFYARRPQVQERLTMQIVQELSTTLDTKDVGVVLKANHSCISCRGVEDFGSLTLTSVFLGQIENDYNLMSVLLGSNSV; encoded by the coding sequence ATGACAAAATTGAACGGAAACACACGTTTGGTAGAAGAAAGTTTGAAAAATTCCAATCAACACGTGTCGATTAAAAATCCGTTACGTGATGATGCTTTTGATGTTGATGATACTTTAAAAACTGAATTAATAGCGGAGAAGTTTAAGGATATTATTGAAATATTGGGCTTTGACCTTACGAATGATAGTATAAAAGACACTCCAAATCGAGTAGCAAAAATGTATGTTAACGAAATATTTAAAGGATTAAATCCAATCAATAAACCTAAAGTTGCCGTATTTAAAAATGAATATGGGTACCATACTCCATTAGTAGAGTTAAATATTCCTTTTACTTCATTTTGTGAACATCATTTTGTTCCAATTCAAGGAAAAGTTAATATAGCCTACATACCAAAAGATTATGTTATAGGGTTGTCTAAAATTCATAGACTTGTTGATTTTTATGCGAGAAGACCACAAGTCCAAGAACGATTAACAATGCAGATCGTTCAAGAACTGTCAACCACTCTTGATACAAAGGATGTGGGTGTTGTCTTAAAAGCAAATCATAGTTGTATTTCTTGTAGAGGTGTAGAGGATTTTGGAAGTTTAACTCTCACGTCGGTTTTTTTAGGTCAAATAGAAAATGATTATAATTTGATGTCAGTTCTACTTGGTTCTAATTCTGTCTAA
- a CDS encoding RNA polymerase sigma factor: MEAININDFNNHKIKESEVIKRILGGEKELYEILVRRNNQKLYRVIRGYLKDEAEIEDIMQDSYVKAFTKLYQFRLDSAFSTWLIRIGINESLARLKEKGKLYRLNEQSDNLSYTTLEIPDNRQLNPQDKMIRNEAKQILENAIDSLDIKYKTVYIMKEVEEMSLKEISIVLNLTVANVKVRLHRSKEMLKEKLYEVANNKNIFEFGFSRCDRITENVMKLTK, from the coding sequence ATGGAAGCTATAAACATCAATGATTTTAACAATCATAAAATAAAAGAGAGTGAAGTTATAAAACGCATTTTAGGTGGAGAAAAAGAACTTTATGAAATTTTGGTAAGACGGAACAATCAAAAGTTATATCGTGTAATTAGGGGTTACCTCAAAGATGAAGCTGAAATTGAAGATATAATGCAAGATAGTTATGTAAAAGCATTCACTAAATTGTATCAATTTAGACTTGATTCTGCGTTTTCTACTTGGCTTATTCGCATAGGAATAAACGAATCTTTAGCTCGTTTAAAGGAAAAAGGAAAACTTTATCGTCTAAATGAACAATCAGATAATTTAAGTTATACAACTTTAGAAATTCCAGATAACAGGCAATTAAATCCACAAGACAAAATGATAAGGAATGAAGCAAAGCAAATATTAGAAAATGCTATTGACAGTTTAGATATAAAATATAAAACTGTTTATATTATGAAAGAAGTGGAAGAAATGAGTCTAAAAGAAATTTCAATTGTATTAAACTTAACTGTTGCTAATGTAAAAGTACGTTTACACCGGTCAAAAGAAATGCTAAAAGAAAAACTATATGAAGTGGCGAATAATAAAAATATATTTGAATTTGGTTTTAGCAGATGTGACAGAATAACAGAAAACGTAATGAAACTAACAAAATAA
- a CDS encoding site-specific integrase encodes MRTSNTFSILFWAYASRAKNNQAGMYLRITVNGKKVNISLKYKVDLQIWDSNRQRAKGNSAAARELNQYLDQVHAQIVQYYHDLKFKGQLITADLIKAEYLGESDNAKTLQNLLEYHTKKIEKTLATGTIRNFGITQGYLNKYLNNVLNTSDVYLKELDYKFICDFANFLYCFWPKGHPKAMGNNTVMKHIQRFRKIVTLGYHIEWLDRDPFVRWKPTYEKRERPFLTDNELANIESYYFPIARLERVRDLFVFSCYTGIAYVDIMNLTQNNILKGIDGEEWIFTNRQKTKSSVKIPLLAKARDLIIKYQNHPMTQVTETLFPVITNEKLNLYLKEIADAVGLNKNLTFHMARHTFATTVTLSNGVPIETVSKLLGHSKIASTQVYARVVERKVSEDMQILMNKIDPSNVNKIKKN; translated from the coding sequence ATGAGAACATCAAACACATTTTCAATTTTATTTTGGGCATATGCTTCACGTGCCAAAAATAATCAAGCTGGTATGTACCTCAGAATTACGGTCAATGGAAAAAAAGTTAATATCAGCCTAAAGTATAAGGTAGATTTACAGATTTGGGATTCCAATAGACAAAGAGCAAAGGGTAATAGTGCAGCGGCAAGGGAACTTAACCAATATTTAGATCAGGTTCATGCTCAAATAGTACAGTATTATCATGATTTAAAATTCAAAGGACAATTAATTACGGCGGATTTAATCAAGGCCGAATATCTTGGTGAAAGTGATAATGCTAAGACACTTCAAAATCTTCTAGAATATCATACGAAGAAAATTGAAAAAACATTGGCGACTGGTACGATTAGGAATTTTGGTATAACTCAAGGTTATTTAAATAAATACCTAAACAACGTATTAAACACTTCTGATGTTTATTTAAAAGAACTCGATTATAAATTCATTTGCGATTTTGCGAATTTTTTATATTGTTTCTGGCCAAAAGGGCACCCGAAAGCAATGGGTAATAATACTGTAATGAAACATATTCAGAGGTTTAGAAAGATTGTAACTTTAGGCTATCATATAGAATGGTTGGATAGAGATCCATTTGTGAGATGGAAACCAACTTATGAAAAAAGGGAACGCCCTTTTTTAACTGATAACGAACTAGCTAATATTGAAAGCTATTATTTTCCCATAGCACGACTCGAAAGGGTTAGGGATTTATTTGTTTTTAGTTGTTATACAGGAATTGCTTACGTTGATATTATGAATTTAACCCAGAATAATATTCTTAAAGGCATTGATGGTGAGGAGTGGATATTTACCAATAGACAGAAGACTAAATCTTCGGTAAAAATTCCTCTTTTAGCAAAGGCAAGGGATTTAATTATTAAATACCAAAATCATCCTATGACCCAAGTAACGGAAACTTTATTTCCAGTAATAACTAATGAAAAATTAAACCTATATTTAAAAGAAATAGCAGACGCTGTTGGATTGAATAAAAATTTAACCTTTCATATGGCTCGACATACTTTTGCAACGACAGTTACCTTAAGTAATGGGGTACCTATTGAGACAGTATCTAAGCTTTTAGGTCACTCTAAAATTGCTTCTACACAAGTCTACGCAAGGGTAGTAGAGAGAAAAGTAAGTGAAGATATGCAGATACTAATGAATAAAATAGATCCATCTAACGTCAATAAGATTAAAAAAAATTGA
- a CDS encoding YeeE/YedE family protein, protein MNSILNPWPWYISGPLIALVMSLLLYFGKTFGMSSNLKTMCTMLGAGKFSDFFKFNWKDQSWNLTIIAGAIIGGFIATHYLSNDRITDLNPNTVTELQQMGFENAGAHLVPTELYSLEAIKSTKGLLLLVIGGLLVGFGTRYASGCTSGHAITGLSSLQKPSLIAVIGFFIGGLLMANFILPLIF, encoded by the coding sequence ATGAACTCTATTTTAAATCCGTGGCCTTGGTATATCTCGGGACCACTTATTGCCCTTGTTATGTCATTGTTACTCTATTTTGGAAAAACATTTGGCATGTCTTCAAACTTAAAAACCATGTGTACCATGCTCGGAGCTGGTAAATTTTCTGATTTTTTTAAGTTTAATTGGAAAGACCAATCGTGGAACTTGACTATTATTGCAGGCGCTATTATTGGTGGATTTATTGCTACCCACTATTTATCAAACGATCGTATCACCGATTTAAACCCAAACACTGTTACAGAATTACAACAAATGGGGTTTGAGAATGCAGGTGCTCATTTAGTCCCCACTGAACTATACAGCCTAGAAGCCATAAAATCCACCAAAGGTTTATTGCTATTGGTTATTGGCGGGTTGCTTGTAGGGTTTGGCACGCGATACGCAAGCGGATGCACTTCTGGTCATGCCATTACCGGGCTTAGTAGCTTACAAAAACCTTCGCTTATCGCCGTTATTGGATTTTTTATTGGCGGATTGCTAATGGCTAACTTTATTTTACCATTAATTTTTTAA
- a CDS encoding DUF6691 family protein gives MKYFKFLLVGIFFGIVLVKSEAVSWYRIYEMFRFQSFHMYGIIGTAIACGILFLQISKKGYIKSIKGADIFVPKKENGFIRYIVGGTIFGFGWALIGACPGPMYILLGTGVYSMLIVIAAAVLGTFIYGILKDKLPH, from the coding sequence ATGAAATATTTTAAATTTTTACTAGTAGGTATATTTTTTGGTATTGTTTTAGTTAAATCTGAAGCTGTTTCGTGGTACCGTATTTATGAAATGTTTAGATTTCAATCCTTCCACATGTATGGTATCATAGGAACTGCCATAGCTTGTGGCATTCTATTCCTTCAAATTTCAAAGAAAGGCTATATAAAAAGCATTAAAGGAGCCGATATATTTGTGCCTAAAAAAGAAAATGGGTTTATTAGATATATTGTAGGTGGAACCATTTTTGGTTTTGGTTGGGCGCTTATTGGTGCTTGCCCAGGACCTATGTATATATTATTGGGTACAGGTGTTTATAGCATGTTAATTGTAATTGCTGCCGCTGTTTTAGGCACTTTTATTTACGGCATTTTAAAAGACAAACTTCCTCATTAA